One Pullulanibacillus sp. KACC 23026 DNA segment encodes these proteins:
- a CDS encoding GNAT family protein has translation MLRDLFKSDRLCLTGKYEEDAEVMALWSEDSEYLRNVDTDFAAPLPASVFQDSDERDLSHVSFRIRLLEDKRLIGFGAIHSIEWGNGIGVLSIGIGQTKDRGQGYGTEALNLLLQYAFLELNLHRVGLDVISYNKSAIRLYENAGFVEEGRIREAVYRDNQRYDRIYMGLFRKEWLKK, from the coding sequence TTGCTAAGAGACTTATTTAAATCAGACCGTCTTTGTTTAACAGGTAAATATGAGGAAGATGCTGAAGTCATGGCATTGTGGAGTGAAGATAGTGAGTATCTCAGAAACGTGGATACCGATTTTGCTGCTCCTTTACCCGCCTCCGTTTTCCAAGATAGCGATGAACGGGATTTGAGCCATGTCAGTTTTAGGATTCGTTTATTAGAGGATAAACGATTGATTGGCTTTGGTGCGATTCACAGTATTGAATGGGGAAATGGAATAGGCGTCCTGTCTATCGGGATTGGTCAGACAAAGGATCGTGGACAAGGCTATGGGACGGAAGCTTTGAACTTACTGCTTCAGTATGCTTTTTTGGAATTAAACTTGCATCGGGTTGGACTGGATGTTATCAGTTACAATAAGTCCGCCATTCGATTATATGAAAATGCAGGGTTTGTTGAAGAGGGCCGAATTCGTGAAGCGGTCTACCGGGATAATCAACGATACGACCGGATATATATGGGTCTATTCCGGAAAGAGTGGTTAAAAAAATAA
- a CDS encoding disulfide oxidoreductase, with the protein MNKKLYLAWVIALIATLGSLYFSEIADFTPCKLCWFQRICMYPLTLILGMACFRNDRSISLYVLPLTIIGGCFSLLHLGEQHFHWFERICRGGGVPCSGRYINWFGFITIPLLALIAFILISVLMILIRKESINQDES; encoded by the coding sequence ATGAATAAAAAATTGTATTTGGCATGGGTGATTGCGTTAATTGCAACGCTCGGGAGTCTTTATTTTAGTGAAATTGCTGATTTTACTCCATGCAAGCTTTGTTGGTTTCAACGGATTTGTATGTATCCATTAACGCTGATACTCGGTATGGCCTGTTTCCGAAATGATCGCTCTATTAGTCTGTATGTCTTGCCTCTTACGATTATTGGCGGCTGTTTCTCTTTGCTTCATCTGGGTGAGCAGCATTTTCATTGGTTTGAAAGGATTTGCCGAGGTGGTGGCGTTCCTTGCAGTGGAAGATATATTAATTGGTTTGGGTTTATTACGATTCCGCTTTTAGCACTTATTGCTTTTATTCTTATAAGTGTGTTAATGATTCTTATACGAAAAGAATCCATCAATCAGGACGAATCCTGA
- a CDS encoding thioredoxin domain-containing protein, protein MAKKKNVSKDQRLKQREKEKKKKRQTWLIMMSTLVVLLLVVLIVGIVIQNKQKVKTDQTGNSGTSTPTTSSVIQYKNEPAMGKADAPIKLAEFGDYKCPICQAFELQVFPQLKKDFIDTGKVQFYFMNYPIIAQDSVLAANASETIYEEHSADFWKFHELLYENQGDETKNWVTQDLLTKIAKQAVPSLDEKAFKWSLAQSSYKDQVDRDTLMGQRAGVQGTPTLFINGVMTKGSPLDYEALKQQINQALNKIQK, encoded by the coding sequence ATGGCAAAGAAAAAGAACGTTTCCAAAGATCAGCGTTTGAAACAACGCGAAAAAGAGAAGAAAAAGAAGCGGCAAACTTGGTTAATCATGATGAGTACCTTGGTTGTCTTACTCTTGGTTGTTTTAATTGTCGGGATTGTCATCCAAAACAAGCAAAAAGTCAAGACGGATCAAACCGGAAACAGTGGGACAAGCACTCCAACCACCTCTTCCGTTATTCAATATAAGAATGAACCGGCAATGGGAAAGGCTGATGCTCCCATTAAATTGGCTGAGTTTGGCGATTATAAATGTCCGATCTGCCAAGCCTTTGAACTTCAAGTTTTTCCGCAATTGAAGAAAGATTTCATTGATACGGGAAAAGTACAGTTTTATTTTATGAATTATCCTATTATAGCTCAAGATTCCGTCTTGGCAGCTAATGCAAGTGAAACGATCTATGAAGAACATTCAGCTGATTTTTGGAAATTCCATGAACTTCTATACGAGAATCAAGGGGATGAAACCAAAAATTGGGTGACTCAAGATCTGCTTACTAAAATCGCGAAGCAGGCTGTGCCATCTTTAGATGAGAAGGCTTTTAAATGGTCCTTAGCGCAGTCTTCTTATAAGGATCAGGTCGATCGTGATACGTTAATGGGACAAAGAGCAGGCGTTCAAGGGACCCCAACTTTGTTTATTAATGGTGTGATGACCAAAGGCAGTCCTTTGGATTATGAGGCTTTGAAGCAGCAAATCAACCAAGCTCTAAATAAAATCCAAAAATAA
- a CDS encoding polysaccharide deacetylase family protein, whose translation MLMLGVIILAVLILYIIYTLLPTFVMRLFSLGVLNRSSVPGKMALTFDDGPDPEYTPQLLDLLAEYQAKATFFVVGEFAEQYPDLVRRMVNEGHEVGTHHYRHLSTWLLTPIDVKRQCYWAGQVVEKITGQAPYYYRPPWGHLNLFSYWTAKPFRMVIWTAILGDWNLGLGSERLLKRLKKHARNGAIICLHDCGKTPGAHPNAPANTLKALKPFLEEYHHRFKFVTIRELDEAGRHEARAKA comes from the coding sequence ATGTTGATGTTAGGTGTCATTATATTAGCGGTTCTTATTTTATATATCATTTATACATTACTCCCAACCTTTGTAATGCGTCTATTTTCACTGGGGGTATTGAACAGATCATCTGTGCCAGGCAAGATGGCTTTAACATTTGATGATGGACCTGACCCGGAGTACACGCCTCAGCTGTTGGACTTATTAGCGGAGTATCAGGCTAAGGCCACTTTTTTTGTTGTCGGTGAATTTGCTGAACAATATCCTGATCTGGTTAGAAGAATGGTGAATGAAGGGCATGAAGTTGGGACCCACCATTATCGTCATTTAAGCACTTGGCTTCTAACCCCAATAGATGTTAAAAGGCAGTGTTACTGGGCAGGGCAAGTGGTTGAAAAGATCACCGGTCAGGCGCCTTATTATTATCGTCCACCATGGGGGCACTTGAATTTATTTTCTTATTGGACAGCCAAACCTTTCAGAATGGTTATTTGGACAGCCATACTCGGCGATTGGAACCTTGGGCTGGGCAGTGAACGTCTCCTGAAACGATTAAAGAAACATGCAAGGAATGGAGCCATTATATGTCTTCACGATTGTGGGAAAACGCCGGGTGCTCATCCTAATGCTCCCGCTAACACGTTAAAAGCTCTCAAGCCATTTCTTGAGGAGTATCACCATCGATTCAAATTTGTGACGATTCGCGAATTGGATGAAGCAGGTCGTCATGAGGCTCGAGCAAAAGCTTAA
- a CDS encoding DUF1540 domain-containing protein, with protein sequence MAQDVLCEVSNCKFWEKGNRCSAEEIYVVSHAGEQASDQEETDCKTFDPVH encoded by the coding sequence ATGGCCCAGGATGTTTTATGTGAAGTAAGCAATTGCAAATTTTGGGAAAAGGGAAATCGGTGTTCAGCGGAAGAAATCTATGTGGTAAGTCATGCTGGTGAACAGGCCTCTGATCAAGAGGAAACGGATTGTAAGACCTTTGATCCCGTCCATTAA
- a CDS encoding aspartyl-phosphate phosphatase Spo0E family protein, which produces MNLLKETHQELISSINRKRSQMIALAELQGIHTKETLEKSRELDVLIIRYMKKCL; this is translated from the coding sequence AAAGAAACCCACCAGGAGCTTATATCTTCCATTAATAGGAAAAGAAGTCAAATGATTGCCTTGGCAGAGCTGCAAGGGATACATACTAAAGAAACGCTCGAAAAGAGTCGAGAGCTTGACGTTTTAATTATTAGATATATGAAGAAGTGCCTCTGA